The window CATGATACAACTCCATTagacaattttttaaatcatCAACAAATGATTGTATTGTACCAGCATCCAATTTCATATCTCCTGAATAGATCCCAATCATTTGAAGTTTATAATAAGGATCTAAAATGTGACCTAGGAAAACAAGCTTGCTCACCTTCTCAAGGTTGCCCCAATACTTATTGAACTTACTCTCTATTCTCTTAGCAACTTCTTGCAACGAAGGATCAGTAGTGTCAAGTATTGTCTAATCAATGACCATCCTCATTGTAATTATTTCCTCCCAAATCAAGGGTGATGAAGTTTTCTTGGTAGCACTAAGTTGCAATGTAATATCATGAAATCTCTTGAGAAAATTCACAAAAACTTGTGTCTTCTCCCAATCCTTTTCCATAGGAGGCCCCACTCTCTTTTTCTTCTCTGAACCATGTACCTCTTCAGAGTATTCAACAAATTAAACATTCTCTGTCATCCTACCAAACACTTTCTTAAACTTGTATGCAACAAAAAGCATTGTATAGGTGGAATTTCATCTCGTAGGCACATCCATTGGAACGATTGACATTTTATCAATTTTCAATAGGATAACACACTCCCTATATTGGTCCAACCGTGCCCCGGAAGAGTGAATATACTTCACACAATTTCTAATGGACTCAACAGACTCATTAAGAAACTTCAACCCACTcttgacaattaaatttataatatgacAACAACATCTCAAATGCAAGTACTTACCATCAAATAATAGAGTGCCCATTTCCTTTAGCCTCTTTCCCATGTACTCCACTGCTTTATCATTCGTGCTATCATTATCAATTGTGATAATGATCTATCCCCAAATCACTCAAGCACGATTCTAAACTTTGCCAATGTCATTTCCTCTGTGTGAGGAAATCTTGGTGAAATTTATTATTTGCTTATGCAACTTCCAATCATTGTCCGAGAAATGAGTTGTGATTACCATGTAATTGATATTCTGAATTGAGGTCCAAGTATCGATCGTAAGACCTACCCTTTGATCACAAATGACACTTTTTATCTTAGCCACCTCCACTGCATATAAACCTCATACAATATATGCAATTTTCTTTTTGTTGGGAATCTTGAATCGAGGTTAAGCTTCCTTCATCATCTCTACAAACCTTGCCCCTTCCACTACCCTAAACGACATCTCATCTTTAACAACAAATGAGACAACCTTATCTTTAAGCTTTTTTTGGCTAAAGACATGGGGTGTCAAAGTATTATTCATAGACGATTGTATTAAGATTAGTTGAGAAGAACCTGGCTTCACCGCATTATGAGGATTCTTTTGTATTTCTTCATATGCCCATCAATGTCATTATTCTCATGTGTTATGTTATAGGCAGGAACATCAGTTATACAATAATTGCAAATAGCAATAACAACGATGACCTCATTTTTGTCATTTCTCTTTATAATTTTCTTGACGTGTGACCATATATCCTCTACTTTTTTTTACTTTTGCCTCCAATATCTACTACTTCTTCATGAATGCTTGATGTTTTGGATGGAAATACCGTGTGAGGTTTAGTGATGGAAGGAGAGCTACAACTTCCGCTAGATGCATCAATGAATAAACGACTACAATAATATGAATATCGTTTAGAATTAAATAGCACAGTTAGaaatatttaaatattatcgagatttaagaaaaataaagattaACAATTTGACATCCTATTTAAAAATGTATACAGAAATATATTGCAAGGCAGAACACTTTTTATTCAACACTTTACTGAGCCCCCAAGGAACTTATCACAATTTAGGGCACAAAATATTTAGATAGTTGTACTAAACAAAATGGCATACAAATGCATGTTCATGATACTCAAGTAATTGGGGAGCtagatttaagaaaaatataaaaccTATATAACATGTAGagaacattataagaaaattCAGTTCATCAGAAATATAATAAACATGTCATCATGGTGAACAAATTGATTGAATCTGTATGAAAACAACAATATCAAACAAAAGCTATGATTGTAACAAATATAGCAATTGCAGCAAAGTTTTTGCAAATACCTTTATAAATCAATGTGACTCTTTGCTGCCTTGACTTACTGGCCTAGTAGAGAATTGACTAAAGGAGGGAGGCCAACGCCAGCCGTGAAGACCCTATATGGGAACAGGGGAGGCAGCGCGGATTGGACTGTTGTTAGGGATGCTGTAACCAAACATGCAAAGCTCCTGTACGAACATGCGACAATAGCGAATCGAAAAGGAGGTGTTGGCGTCGGCTAGGGTTCTAGTGGAATAAGTCGGCGAATGGAGAAGGGCAAACAATGAAGAGCGGACGACGAACGGCAAACGACGAAGGGCGAACGACATGATTCGCGTGCGGCGTGAACGGCTGAATGAGTCAATGAGATACATAAGTCAAGTGTAAGTGTGCAACCCTAGTTTTCTTACTTTTCTACTTTTCTTTTtgtatgtttttaaaatcatccttcatttttagatattttaatttttaattctagttttctatttattttttttaaaaaaaagtctaattaaaaattattattattatattcggGTCGGGTTGGGAATCTCGCCAGGTAAAGCTTATGTTCCCGATCCTTTTCCCGATTTTGATTGGGTCTGGAAAAATCCAAACCATTCAGGTCAGGAAACATTCGGGTCGGAAAAAATTCGGGAAAGGAACGGGTTGGGAGTCAGGAAGGGTCGGGAATTCTATAAAAATTGTCAGCCCTAAATTTGAATATTCAATCCACTAATGATGAAGCTAAGTAACTTCTGAATCCAACTTTGAGATCCGAAACACAAGAAAGTACAAATGTAATTACTTATAAGATTCGGGAAGTTTCTTctttaaaatcttctatttttactaaacattttgataaAGTCACTCTTTTATCTGGAGAATTGCTTGTAAACAGGGGCAGATCtagtgtgggggggggggggggggttttttTTTATCTGAATCCAACTTTGCCGGCGGTGGAACCCCTAATATTATAGGGTTTTACCAGTGGAGATGGAGGATACCACCCCTTACCTTTCATGATCGTCCCTCCATATTTGAATTCCTGGATCCACCACTGCTTGTAAAGTATAAGCATTGCAATAATTTCTACAAATTCCAAGTCAACGACGACTATGGGTCAGTGAAACGACACGTAGACATGGAACACCCGATGGAATTTAAAATTGATCATGCTTAAGCACAATTATCTAGATTTTCTACTGGTGGAAGTagtgatttgagattatttttatattttaataataaattaagaggAATATTAACTAGATTCACTACCACCCTGTTTGGAAACAACTTAAGtgaaggaattgaattgaattccattaggAATTGAATTCCAGcaggaattcaattcaattcctaTGTTTGGAATGAATTAGTGAATAacagaattgaattgaattccttaatttggaatctatttgaattgaattccattcttATACATTTACCATTTTATCCTCATAACTAACCATTTAATAACAAAGAGAGTGTTAGCATACCACTCTTGATCAATCCAGCGCACGGGAAGAAGTTGGCACACGACGCACAGGAGCAAGCAGTCGGTAGATGGaaaaaagggagttttaaaaGGGGCATTTAAGTAATTCTAGTTCTTCAGGGTAAATTCCCTATCCAAATCAGGTGGGTTTTGATCTGATTTACTTTTGCACTATTTCATGGAATTAGAATTCAATTCTTGAGCGATTCCATATCAAAATTTTATACCAAACAATGAAATTGAATTCCAATTCCACTAAGAATTCAATTCTTAGTCTTTCCAAACAGGCTGTACAAGAAAACATGACATCATAGAtagatttttaagataaaaataaaatcggttcaaatttatataaattaaagacAGATTTACTACTGAATTATCAATCTGTTTCACTTTAATAGActgtaatattttaaaataaattaaagatgaaatttaaaactaaatttgataCAAAATTACGTATAaacttttataaaataaaaataaatatggatTATAAATAGAATTTAAGACTATAATTTTGGTTTAAAAATATGTTTAAActttaatgaaaaattaaaatagaaataaaatatatttcagaTTTATATAAATGAGAAACAAATTTGCTACAAAATAATTAATCTGTTTCACTTTAATAcaatataatatttgaaaataaatttgatacaaaattatatataattttttataaacaaaaataaatatggaaatttgagactatatattttttaaaaaaaaatctgcttaaaatttaatgaaaatttaAGACAGAAGTAAAatcatttttatataatttaaaaatagattttctatGAAATTCTAATCTTTCAcattaattaaatataatatttgaaaagaaatttaagacagaatttaaaataaaattgatataaaattacatataaagttttattaaaaaatgaattatatattaaatttgaaatcatataatttttgtcaaaaaaatatttttaaaatttaataaaaatttaagatGGAAATAAAATATGTTTTAGATGTATATAAATTAGTGATACATTTACTAGGTAATATAATGAAATTgtactattttttattaaaaatatcatttaaaataataaaaattttgagATGAAAGAAACCTATCTCTAAATAAATTTAGAGGTGGAATGGAcacaaatttataattttatataaatattaatagaaatatataaatttttaaaaaatactatagtaaatatatatacaagaaaaatacatatgaattaaaaatatatctgaaatttatattatttttttcaattttaatttaattaatgattttgataatttttttaatattaagctGTAAAATAGTACAATTGAAGTTTGTACAATGATCAAATTTTCATGAATAAGTTTGTAGCTTAGAACAGAGGTTTTCAGCTTAAGAACCAAGAACGATTTTGATAAACAGATTTCAAATAAAGACAAGAATCAAACAGAAATTCATCCAGGTGATACCGATGTGTTTCAACAACATGGTGCTGATAATTTTCctcaatcaataaaaaaaatcaattgagaTTCAATCAAGTGGAGTTTATGGTGAAGAAACATTTGACCACACTTGAGCATGAAATTTTATCAAAGCTGATACAATgtcaaaataaaatagaataaaagAAATTCAATTTATTATTAACCAGTATATAAATATACAGGAGCCTAAAACTTTACAACGGGATGATGACTTTGAAGGTGGCTGGAGTTTGCTAATATTGACAAAACCCGAGAAGGGGAATGCTTATTTTCACCAACCAATAATTAGATCGATCAAGCCAAGTATCTGTACAGATTCAGATTCTCCGAGTCTCTCTCTAGATATTCTCTATTTATCAAATCTTCAATACGCTTCTTAATTAGTTTCAAGTCAGGCTGCAAAAATATGAAATGATGAGCAAATTAAAATAACCAAAATTATCAAAAACAATAATTTTTGTTAGGTGTATGTTCTTTACCTTGAACACTTTAAGTTGTTCGACACATTCTGTAATCAACTGTTGATGATTCAATACTTTGCGACTTTTCATAATGCGAATCAGGCAGGCATCAACAACATACTTTCTATCCTTGTCCACGACttcaagtattttctttttttcATCCACAATTGGAAGGGGTATCTGAGAagccaaataaaaataaataatgaaaaaagTTAAAAACAATAGCCTAACTTCTTTGTTGTAAAAAGCATATACCCTGATCCTTCTCATTTTGTTGGTGAATTTTGAATTGAACGCAAAGACGTCATCTGAAGAAATAGAATTTGTATTTGGTTCTTTATTCAGAAGTTTATATTTCAAGCAACAAAGGGATTGAAGCAATCTGACTACATCGTCATCGGCTAAATTAAGCTGAGACATGATCTCCGAGTAGCTTAATCGATCTGAGTCATTAAAGAGCAGAAGAACTGCAGCCTATAAACAACTCAATGTTTTCGGTTAGCATACAATTTTATTTTACATAGATGAAAAAGGATTCAATAAATACCTGATATGTTGTCACAATAAGCTCTATGGTTTGCAATTCGAACTTGGCTGTAATATTGCATGTCCCCAAAGAATATATCCATGTGAGCTTTCTACTGTTTGTTTTTGTCGGATAGAACTCCGCGAAAGCTTGTATACATTTAGTCTGAAAgcaaaaattttttagaaatctaaaatataCAGAGCATGACCCTTTTGACATATCAAGTTCTTAATTTTTGTAGTAATGCACAAATCATGAATCTAAGAGATTCAACTTTGTTGATTAGAGAAATTTTCAGTTCAACTAGATCTGTACCCCTTCTGGATACTTTTCTGCGGCCACGTAAAATAACTAAATAATTAAAGTTTTATCATCGTCAAGTGTGTAGGCCAATCATTATGTTaccaaaaattctaataaaatttaaacaaaggtaaaagtagaaaatgaatttGCTAACCATTTCAAATGGAAGGTGGAAATCAGATGATCTATAAGATGGCCAAAATCCAGTTGTCAAAACAGTAACTGATAAATCTATCCCTGGATTTGTACGTGGATTACATTGAAGATAATCCTTAAAATCAGCTTGTGTTTCTCTAGCGAGGGTCATATCAGTTACctgaaaaataaaccaaacatgtTCAATTATTAATTCAAATGCAACGACACTTGAGATGTAGGTATACGAACCATTCCCTCCAACTTTGAGGTAAAATGTGTACCATTTTGTTGCTTTAGTTTTGTTAAGATGCTTCTCTCATGGTCCTCATTAGCACTTTTGTCGAATAACAACCTCCTAGCAAGCTTTTTCCTACAAACATATGTTCACAGACATGACGATAAATAACAGCAAATACAGTGATGAAAATTAATAGACAGTTGAGGTTATTTCACCTATAGAACTCAACAAATAAATCTTTGTCATAGATATAACCAAGCAAATTCACAGCCTGCAAATATAGGAGACTGGTTCAGTTATGTCAAGTCCAAAATGCAGAGGTCAACAACAAAGTGACAAAGTGAGAAGAACATAATTACACAAACAAGCATGTACCTTTTCAAGTATTTGTTCAATTGCTTCATCACTATATTTCTCACTTCCACCCTTCTTAAGAATATTATCACAATAGTTAACCAGTAACTCAGCAGTTGAGCTACCAGCAACAGTCTTATTGAGAAAAATCTCAAATGCCTCTTTGAGTACCTAAAGGGCATACAAAGatttaacaaggaaaaaagaCAAATAACATTCAAGTGACACGCCATATTGACAAAGCCAAACCTTACGGAAAAGAGTATGATTTTGGAAACAATCATTCACGAGTGGCATGTTCTTGTCATGAAGTTCAATAACTTCCCTAACAAAAGTCTGAAGACAAGCAAGCAGTAAGTAAGGTTCACAAGCAACAGCCAGTCAAATAGAGAGCAACAATAGTCATACTAAGGTGCTCGAGCTTTACCTGTTCTTGCAAGCCAACAACAACCCTTTTCTCTGCCTGAAAATTTTCCAGTAAAAACAACATAAAGAAAATGTGCatccaaataaacaaacaaaacaaagatTAACCAGCACAAATAAGAATGAAGACCAGGAAAGATAAAACCAAACATAtgaacacaaaatcaaacaatgTTGGCAACAGAAGTAGAAAACCAAAAGTATGACTTGTGAAAGGAAAGCTAACGTAACACCTTGATGTGACCAAAGAGTGCTGACAAATAAACAAGGGTATTGTCCAAGAAGATAATTGATAGTTACCTCCTTATTACTTGCAACATCATCTGTTTTTTTAACTAAAGTTGTACCCTCAACAGTCACATGCTGCACAATAATGTTAGTTCAGAAAAATAATGACAATCAAAACCCAAACTATGTGAGTTAATTTTGTAGTAGAAAATTAATATTGTTGCAACTGCTAATTTGAGAACCTTCTTATAAATTTGAGAGATACGACATAGGCCATCGTCTATCTTTGAAAAAAGCTTGTACATCCGTGAGAGATCATCCACCTGAAGTGTCAATTAAACATAAggattttaaaacatgattagaTGTCACAGGAAAAAATCTCTTATTGATAGCACCAACAAGAAAATTGTACCTTGTGTTCTTGAATTAAGACACAGCAACCAGACTTTTCATTTTCCAAAAGTTGGCTTGAATAAACACATAGAACCTCATGACGCACTTGCTACAAGTAATGAAATTCaacaaaacattaaaaaatatgaAACGAACATAATGAAGATTAGTCACATTTCTATTTCCTCAGTATTATCCTTGAGGTGTACAAATGTATCCACGATTTCAAAATTCTCTCCTTTTGAGCTCTAAGGAAAGATCATTTGGGAAGAAATAAATCAATTCATGGTGGATCCTCTAAAAAAGCGTAATATACCTCTATCAATTTTGGTTCACTAGTAGCATGCAAATAATGAACGACCCTATCCTTCTCCTTCCTTAAGCACTCCTCAACCTAGTAAAAAAAACAAGAATGACCAAACATTCAATTAGAGAAATGAATGCTTCATAAAGATATGTATGTGAAGCACCTTTAACATGTAATCTGGGAATGATTCGATGAGAATCCAATTTGAAGCTTTTCTAGAGTAATAGGATGCTGTTTCTTTAAGCATTTCttcttcaaaatcatttttataataatccATCTTGTCCGTTCCAATTTCAACAAAAATTTCAATAACATTCTTCAACAAACCCCTATCAATTTGTTCACCACCGCGCTCTTGATCAATCTGTTTAGAAGGCAGAGAACGACAAACATTATCTAATACATGTTGAATATGAAAAATGGATTAAAGAAATAGCATCAAGTTACCAAAGAAATGACTGCATCTTTAACTTTTCCTTTAGTCACCTTATAAACCTATAACAGAAAAGGGAAAATTGGATCTTAACTATAGCTGTACCATAAACTAAAGGTACATGGACAAAAATGCTTGAGAAGAGATCTGAATTCCACACTATTAATTAGGGATAACAATGAACAAGGAGGATGGCAATGTACCTGGTCTTGAAAACATGTAAATGCAACTTCATCAAGTGATGGAAGTGAGTTCCGCTTGATGAAAAATCGATTAAGGTACGAAAAAAAACGTGAAAGCCATTTGCTCATAACTTTATGATTTGACCATCTTATGACCAGTTCCCTTAACAAAAACTCATCATGCTTGTCCTTCAAAGAGGGCAATACCTGAGCAAAAAAAGGAAACACTATCAGATTACAAGAATACTTTTTTATTTCCAAGTTATACCAAAGGATGTATGACCATGTGATTGACGAAGTTTCATAATTTATATAAACAATAATCTATAGATATGTAGTTTACACTCCTAACCTATTTTATTTCTAACAAATAGTAAAAGAGGCGCCTCAGCAAAAAATTTGACAAAACAAATACTATACCATCTTTGTTAATATTAACGGTCATTATACCTCATGTATCTTTTTGGTTACACGACATTCACAATTTATTCTTGCTGTTGAATTTAGCATTTAGTCTAATGTTGTCGCAAGCAGGTATGAGGTACAAGGGGATTGCTTATACAATTGataattttgaattatgtgaATACAAAGTGAACATTTTTTTCTCTTGTGTGAAAACATAATTGTTTTACTATTACCCAGCGTTAACATGAGTTCTAGGAACCACTATGTATACagagttttatttttttgggTTAGCTGTATCAAGTCACATTAACCTGTCATTATTAGATGGAAAATTACCCAACAAACTGTTGCAGTAATCACTTTGCCACATCTTTCTATATTCGCACATGGTACTTAGTGCTTGTTTTAATCATGGTGAATGCAGATTCTTCCGAAATTAGACATTACTTAAAAGGAAGCAGTCGGCGAAGGCACATAGTTCACAACTCTTgctatcataatttttttctgATAAATTCGAGCAGCTTATCAATTGGTTAGCCCTATAGATACTTGACTAAAGATAATAAGAAAAACACAGTCGAGCCTTTCCAAGGACACTTGCAAAAATAATATGGAATCAGTACAAAGAAAACATACCACGGAAGTTATATACTCCATGATCACTTCCTTGTACTTTGTGTACAATTTCTCCGTGGTATCGTGCGGAGACCTTTGGATACACATATCGTGGATTCTTCTGTCTCGCACAAGAGATTGGATTAGCCAAAACAAATCAGGAGAAACATCAAAAATCGCGAAGAAATATTACGTGTAGATCTTCATGTATTCCTCGCATGTGAAAGGCGGTTCGGGAAGCCCTTCCAAGATCCTCTTCATCTTGGTGACGCCTTGCTCGATGACCTCCCACCCTTCGCCGAAAAGGATCGGCTTCGGCACCGCCCTTTTCTTCTTCATACCTTTTGGATCCAGCGCGGGAAGTGAAGGAAAAAAAACCTAGCGAGGGATAACGACAACCAAAAAACGAAGAGTGGGAACTCTCTCCGTCGACAGGGGTTTATATAGAGAAGTTTGCTGCGTTCCGTTAGGAATTTTAAAACAAGACATTTtcatttatttcttattttggaaaaaagaaataatagaaacagaTATTTACGCAATACTTTTTTTTTAGGTTCCTTATAAATTTGTATACAAAATCCTTCCGTAttttaataatgaaaataattttagaaaagatATTTTTTATCTATGGTTATAAGtttaattatataattttaattgtctTGCTTAGGATTAAAGAAAATAAGTTTCATTAATACAAGGAAAATTAGTTATgttttgtttgattggttatataaggaaaatcctatttatcataaatttaaaatacaatttaTATATACTCATAAATCAACTAATAAATTCAGTCATCAAATTAATATAGGtcgataaatcaaaattagtgtagaaagattaaggttaatttaaaaaatcaaataaataattttcaatgaTAATTTTATagtgaaaattatttattatttatctttTGTAAAATTTTGATCAATTAGACATAGAAATAGCTTCTATAAatcaaattataataaaaatatttgttaaataaaaaatttatagtaaaactaaactaggcattacaataaaatttataacctttttatttttaaattttatatgctaaatttcaatttaaataaagtttattatatttttaaaacatatactTCTAAATCtagttttatatatttatatatcatTATAATATCTATAAATTTGACAACCATCACGAGAGTTTATTATCATTGGAACAGCTGATAtgcttgataaaaaaaatttaacgattgagataatttgattttttttattaatagttATGATTTAATAACAATTACtctccaaactctataaatagagagattattttattattttcatacaAATTTTCTTACGTAATCTCTACATACTTTCGACTCCAATTCTCCGCACTTTCAACTTCCTTTTCTGAGTTCCGATTACAATAGAAGGAGACCAAGGATAAGAAGGAGGCCGAGGGAAAGGAGGTTCATCATCTCGATCTCGGAGGGGCAAGGAAACAGAGAATCTGAATAGGAGTGGAATCGGGTAGGGTCCTGTCCCTTAACCATCTTACCCAATCCCCATCCCGTAACCATCTTACCCAATCCCTATCCTGATAAAAATTAGAATCGATTTTTCTCCTGATCCCGTACTCAACAAGTATAGGAACCCGAATGTTGGGGATCCCGAATGTTCAGGATCCCGTCAGGTAGGGAAATGATATCCCGaatgttcaaatatttttattatacagCAGCATTTTGAGTCAATATTACTATGTTCCAGGATCCATATTTCTAGTCTAATTACCACTCAGACTCAATCTCTTAATAGATAATTTACAGAACCAAGAATAGAAGATAAAAGTGAAAACATTAGCTTCAATGTCTTGAACATGATTATTAAAAGATTACtagaattttgataaaatatttacaCAATAACCTTTTCCTGTCTTGAGTTCAATCATCATAGTTACAAGAAACTTGAACAGATATAGAAATAAACTACTAGCTGAACAAAGAAAAGTATGAACATTAGCATCGTAATTTTTCTCATAGCACATGAAATAAATTTTGTAGCTCTTGCAATTAATATTTCACCAAGGGGGCTTCAATCCCACATAATCACCACCAATGTTCATAAATGACTTCATCAAGACTCCATGTTTACAAGAAATtttcatgcataaattaatataaaacttAGTGTTTTTAGGTAAATGGAAAGATACACATTGATGGAGATAACAACAATCAGTTACTTGATTATGAAAATGTCAGTGGATAAC is drawn from Zingiber officinale cultivar Zhangliang chromosome 1B, Zo_v1.1, whole genome shotgun sequence and contains these coding sequences:
- the LOC122040865 gene encoding cullin-1-like → MKKKRAVPKPILFGEGWEVIEQGVTKMKRILEGLPEPPFTCEEYMKIYTRIHDMCIQRSPHDTTEKLYTKYKEVIMEYITSVVLPSLKDKHDEFLLRELVIRWSNHKVMSKWLSRFFSYLNRFFIKRNSLPSLDEVAFTCFQDQVYKVTKGKVKDAVISLIDQERGGEQIDRGLLKNVIEIFVEIGTDKMDYYKNDFEEEMLKETASYYSRKASNWILIESFPDYMLKVEECLRKEKDRVVHYLHATSEPKLIEQVRHEVLCVYSSQLLENEKSGCCVLIQEHKVDDLSRMYKLFSKIDDGLCRISQIYKKHVTVEGTTLVKKTDDVASNKEAEKRVVVGLQEQTFVREVIELHDKNMPLVNDCFQNHTLFRKVLKEAFEIFLNKTVAGSSTAELLVNYCDNILKKGGSEKYSDEAIEQILEKAVNLLGYIYDKDLFVEFYRKKLARRLLFDKSANEDHERSILTKLKQQNGTHFTSKLEGMVTDMTLARETQADFKDYLQCNPRTNPGIDLSVTVLTTGFWPSYRSSDFHLPFEMTKCIQAFAEFYPTKTNSRKLTWIYSLGTCNITAKFELQTIELIVTTYQAAVLLLFNDSDRLSYSEIMSQLNLADDDVVRLLQSLCCLKYKLLNKEPNTNSISSDDVFAFNSKFTNKMRRIRIPLPIVDEKKKILEVVDKDRKYVVDACLIRIMKSRKVLNHQQLITECVEQLKVFKPDLKLIKKRIEDLINREYLERDSENLNLYRYLA